GTGCTTCATGGGCAACCGAGCACGACTTTTAATTTTTACCGGATTATTGGTAACCTCCAGATGTATGAGGTGCTCGACGACACGGCGGCACAGACTATCCTTGCCATCGAGAGTGTGAAGGGGCGAAGCTAGGCTGTTCTCTATCGCGACGGTTCAGCCGTCGTGGTCGATGTACTCAGCTTCCCATTCTGCTCGCGCCTCAATTTCTCTGTTGCCCCGACGAGTGGTAGTGTACTCGTTGGTCCGACGGTCTCGCTGACTTTTCTCGACAAGTCCCTTCTCAACGAGTGTGTCGAGATTCGGATAGAGCCGACCATGGTGGATCTCTTTTTCGTAGTAATCCTCGAGTTCGTCTTTGATTGCGAGCCCATGTGGATCATCCAGACCGGAGATTACGTACAACAAGTCGCGCTGAAAGCCCGTAAGATCATACATACTCCGCATTACGTATTCAACTTTTCAAATAACTACTGATCTTCGAAGTACAGTTCTAATGAACGCGCCAGACTACTCGTAGTAGCTAATGCGTTCAACAACATCCGCGAAGGCGACATTCTCGCGTACATCGGTAATCTCGATAGTGACACGCTCGCTCTGTTTGGTGTCGGGAACAATAACGACGAAACCGCGCTCAACACGGGTGATTCCGTCGCCCTGGTCACCAATATCTTCTATTTCGACAGTGCGTCGTTCTCCTTCCTCGACAGGGGGCGTCTGTGACGTTTGCTGGGACTGTGAATCGTCGTCAGTAGTGTTGGTCTCGCTGGTGGTGGGTGACGGCAACAAAGCGACACGATACGTTTCGTCCGCCTCTAGGTCGCCCAGGCGGAGCTCTTGCTCCGGTATTTCAATCACATGTGGCCCATTACGCTCTTCGACTTTCCCTGAGAACAGACACTGAAGTTGATCTGAAATATCCATTTTTAGACCGTACACCGCATATGCGGCGAATCACACATTACTCTGCTGTCTCTCTACTCCGGGGCTACAACGTCCTCACAAGCCGGACACTCGGTCCACACGCCCTCTGTGCCGTCGTCCTTCTCGTACTCAACGAGAATCCATGCTTCGGATATGTCCTCACCACATTTCGGGCACCGACCGAGGGGCGATTCGTCAGCGTTCATGAAGGGGTGGAAAGAGCGTGTGACAGTTCCTTCCAGATGAATATCACCCGGCTTGAACCTAAGCTTTTGGCGGCTTTGCGGGCCAAACGCACCAGGTTTCCGGTGGAGTAGACCACCAGCACGATTAACCAACATATGCTTTTCATCCTCAACCTTGTTGGTTAAGATTATGGTCGATCGCTATCCAACTTCCGAATATTCGGCCCCCCACAAGTGGACTGATCTGTCCCTTTTTATTTGCTCCTGGACAACCCAGCGTGAATGTCTCGACGACAGGGAGCTCTAACCTCAACCGACGCAGTGGAGATTGCCATACTCTTTGGGGTAGTTGGGGTCCTCGTCACTGTTCATTTCTTCCTCCCCGAAACACTCCGCTCGCAGTTCCTGTTCACGTACGGCGAGCCCACTGTAGTCTCGGCATGGACCGCGGCAATCCTCCACGATAGCGTTTCGCATCTAGCGTCCAGCGTAACGTGGTACGCGATCGTGATGGCATCAGCGTACGCACTCTCTATGACATGGACGCGTCGACGTCCGTTCTGGTTCGCTGTAGTCGGGTGTCTTGTGCTCGCACCGCCGATGACAAAGCTTGGAGATTACTGGCTGCTGAAGGTCCAGTGGAATCTCGTTGCGGACGCGACGACGGCACGCGGATTTTCTGGAGTCGTGAGCGCGTTTGGTGGACTTCTATACGTCTCACTGGCACGCACAGCGACCGCTGGGTATGGCTACGACGCCGGCGTGGCGACGACTGGAACAATTGTTCTCGGAGCGCTCTCCGCGCTCGCATTCACGTCTGCTGTGTTGTCTCAGTCTGTGGCTGTCGTCCTTTGTGCGATTGTTGCCTTCGCGATCGGAATTGGGATTGTCAGCACCCGACCGAAGATACTGACGTGGTGGGCGTGGACCAGGTCACAGCGTGAGGGACTCCTGCCTATCTTGGTTGGGTCTGTAGTAGTCGTCGTACTCCTTTCGCAGCTATTCCAAGTCCAACTGGATGAAACGGGGCGATTTGTCAGCGTAATTGCTCATGGAACGGGGTTTGCGACCGGCATGATCGTCACCGTCTTTGTGTTCTTAACAGAGTACCTTGGCCAGCGATCGACTGAGAAACCAGGCAACCGCCTCGGGACATCACCGGAGTGATCTACGAATCATCCTCCGAAGGCGGGCGTTTTGAGAGCCGATCAAATCGGTTCTGTGCTGCCTCTGATCGCTTTGTGGTTCGCTCGGGTTCATACTGCGCTGTATCCAGATCGCCGTCGACAACGGTGACTGTGAGGATCGCATCAGCATGTTTCCCGTCCTCAGGGAGTCGATCAGCTTCCAGGACAACATTCCCTACCTCCTCGCCGTCTTGTTCGAAAAACACGGTAGCGAACCCATCTTCGATTGAGTCCACCACAGCTGTGTATTCGCCGTTGTTCAGATCAACTAGATCAGTCATGAATATGTCTCCTCTAGGACACGCTCCCCGTTAGGAGTACTGACGATCACGGTGTCCCCGTCGTTGTTCCAAATCGGCGAACCTGAACCCCAGTACAACTCAGTAGTTGTACTCGTTCCACTCCCTGTATGAAGTGTCACGGTTTGACCGGGGGCAAGCTCGAACCTCTCGGGAACAGTGTACCTCTGGCCTGCTTCGTCTTCGATCGTCCAGCCAGATAGATCGAGCGTCTCGTTACCGGTGTTCTCGAAAACGACGTATTCATCGTTCAGATTCTCTCGGTCATCACCAGCCGCGTCCGCGTGGATTTCGGCGACTGTCAGGCCAGCCTCAGCTGTCGTCTCATCAGTCTCGCTGTCCGTCTCGTCGGGAGTGTCGTTACTACCGGTGTCGATACTGGTTGTCCCATCACTCTCAATGCGGGCACGGTCAGTAACAGCGTCAGGCGCTCCAACTTCGATCGGATCACCCTCACGGAGCGTACTCGGATCTGTCGGGGCGTCTCGCTGGGTTTGGACAGTAACGTTCTGTCCGTCGCTGGTCAAAACGATGTTGCCGTGCGTTGCGGTCCAATACGCAGGGAGTGATCGCTCAGCGAGTCGTTCGAGGACCTCCTCGTGGGGGTGCCCGTACTGGGAATCATACGCGCTCGAGATTACGACTGCTTGCGGATCGACCGCATCAAGAAACGCTCCACTTGACGAGCTCGCAGAGCCGTGGTGGCCGGCTTTCAGAATTGTCGACTCCAGCTCTGACCCGTATTCGTCGACGAGGTATGCTTCCTGATCGTCTTCGGCATCGCCTGAGAGCAGGAAGCTCGTTTCGCCGTGGGTGAGCTTGAGGACAATGCTGTTCTCGTTGCGATCTTCACTTTCGAGGTACGGATCCGGTGGGCCGAGGACATCGACGTCGACATCGCCAAAATCGATCGTGTCGCCTTCTCGCGTTTCGTACAGTGTCACGTCGTGTGCTTCGATCGCGTCGAGATACTCGGCGTAAGTTTGTGTGCTAGACGCGATGCCAGGGTCGTACACCGCGCCGATCCCGTCGGCTTCTGTTTCGTAGTACTCGATGATCGCGGCGTTCCCACCGATGTGGTCGGCGTCGTTGTGTGAGGTAACGAGGTGATCGATTCGTGTGATGTCTTGTGCTTGGAGATACTCGAGGACGTGTTCGCCGTCATCGTTGTAGTGCCCAGTATCGGCGAGCATGGTGTCGCCGTCGGAACCAACGATGAGTGTACTCACTGACTGGCCGACGTTGATGTAATGGACTTCGACAGTTCCGTTTGCTGTCGGTGTCGACTCGTTTCCGGTGTCTGGGGTGCTCGCGGACGGATCGCCAGGAACCGCCCCTGAACAGCCCGCGAGGAGGACGATCCCCACGATAATGAGGAGTCGACCGTGACT
This sequence is a window from Halorubrum trapanicum. Protein-coding genes within it:
- a CDS encoding helix-turn-helix transcriptional regulator gives rise to the protein MYDLTGFQRDLLYVISGLDDPHGLAIKDELEDYYEKEIHHGRLYPNLDTLVEKGLVEKSQRDRRTNEYTTTRRGNREIEARAEWEAEYIDHDG
- a CDS encoding TRAM domain-containing protein, with amino-acid sequence MDISDQLQCLFSGKVEERNGPHVIEIPEQELRLGDLEADETYRVALLPSPTTSETNTTDDDSQSQQTSQTPPVEEGERRTVEIEDIGDQGDGITRVERGFVVIVPDTKQSERVTIEITDVRENVAFADVVERISYYE
- a CDS encoding DUF3006 domain-containing protein, with product MTDLVDLNNGEYTAVVDSIEDGFATVFFEQDGEEVGNVVLEADRLPEDGKHADAILTVTVVDGDLDTAQYEPERTTKRSEAAQNRFDRLSKRPPSEDDS
- a CDS encoding lamin tail domain-containing protein is translated as MSSIGSHGRLLIIVGIVLLAGCSGAVPGDPSASTPDTGNESTPTANGTVEVHYINVGQSVSTLIVGSDGDTMLADTGHYNDDGEHVLEYLQAQDITRIDHLVTSHNDADHIGGNAAIIEYYETEADGIGAVYDPGIASSTQTYAEYLDAIEAHDVTLYETREGDTIDFGDVDVDVLGPPDPYLESEDRNENSIVLKLTHGETSFLLSGDAEDDQEAYLVDEYGSELESTILKAGHHGSASSSSGAFLDAVDPQAVVISSAYDSQYGHPHEEVLERLAERSLPAYWTATHGNIVLTSDGQNVTVQTQRDAPTDPSTLREGDPIEVGAPDAVTDRARIESDGTTSIDTGSNDTPDETDSETDETTAEAGLTVAEIHADAAGDDRENLNDEYVVFENTGNETLDLSGWTIEDEAGQRYTVPERFELAPGQTVTLHTGSGTSTTTELYWGSGSPIWNNDGDTVIVSTPNGERVLEETYS